The DNA region GTCAGGCGATCGGGCGCTGGGGCAATTTCTTCAATTCCGAAGCCTTTGGTCGTCCTACGGATTTGCCCTGGAAGCTTTACATTCCCCCCAACCGCCGTCCTCCTGGCTATGAAGGCTTTGAGTATTTCCATCCCACCTTCTTATATGAGTCGCTATGGAATTTGATGGTGTTTGCCATTCTCATGGTGCTGTTCTTCCGCGATCGCTCCGGCAAAATGCGCCTGCAAACGGGCACGATTTTTCTGGTTTACCTGGTGGCTTATAGCTGTGGACGCTTCTGGATTGAAGGCTTGCGAACCGATAGCTTGATGCTGGGGTCGCTGCGAATTGCTCAGGTCGTCAGTCTGGTTGAGATCGCGATCGGTATGACTGGACTGGCATGGTTGTACTTGTGGCACCGTCCTCTTCCCGATGTAGTGCCTCCCCAAAGAGGGGAAAATTCAGCGGACGTAGCCAGTTCCAACAAACAGCCCTAAAAAAATAACCCCGGAGCCAAAACTCCGGAGTCTCAATCAGGGTGCATCTACCACTTCATTCTTCCCAGGTAAGAGAGGCCATCCGGAAACTTTGAGAAAGTGATTAAACTCAGTAGATAGGTCGCCCTACCTGCTGGTCTTCAAAACCGGACGTGCAGTCATCAGTAGGATGGGCAAAGCTTGGCGTGCCCATTCAAATCAGCCAGAATGACAGGATGGAACGTTTCCCTTTGCCCATCCGACGTTTTTTCTGTCTTTTCACTTCATTAGAGGTAGTAGATCGAAGTCCTGGCGAATTTCCAGCAGGGGACGATCGAGCAGTGGTTCAAACTCCATAAACGGAACCCAGCGTTGGCGTTGGCGAGTCTTCAGCCACAAAAACACTAATTCTGGCAACAACTGGAGTAGCACGAACCCGATCGAGACATACAGCCAGAGCGCTCCCCGTGCTTCAAGGAAATCTTTGTACATACCCCGCACCGCCAAACCGATCGTTGGATCCTGAATCGTTTTCAGGTGTTTCCCGAACGTGTAGTCACTGGTCCACCAGATCAAGGGCAGAATTTTGAGTTCGTTATACAGGGTGGTGTCACATCCGTACACAACATGGGACACATCATGAGCTAGCAAGACCTTGCCAAATTCGGTGGGTAACTCTCTGGGATCTGCCACATGTGAGTTCATCGCATAGTACTCCTCTAACCCCTCCCGCAAGGTTTGAGTACTGGCTTTATCTACATAGTGAGCACGATAGTGAGCACGTTGCTTGTTCATTGCTCCACCTACTCAAGGCAGAAAATCTGAATCAAGAATCTGCTTTATCCGGTAAGCACTTCAGGAGATGCATCCACAGCACTTGCAGATAGCTGCCTAATTCCTGCTGTTCGCTGCGCCTCAAGGCTTCTAGTTCCTCAACCAAATGATCAACATCTAAGCCTGCCCAATATCCTTTCCGCAGATAGTCGGCCTGCTGTTGGGTCCATTGCAGGAAATCTTGGTCATAAAGCGTGGCTTTATGCATGTGCCGTAGCTCCTAAGCAGCCGCCAGAGAATTTTTAGTAAAACTGTATACCTGATCCTAACAAGTTGAAATCAAATCACTATCGGGTATGGTGAATGATCTGCTCAACGGTTTGGGCATAGGTGCGATCGTCCAGCACAGGATGACTATCGTTTAGAGCGAAGGATTGGTGTACATCAATCCAGGACTTGCAGCCTCCATAAGCTTCTGAGTAGGGGATTCGTGTGGCAAACGGAAACTGGTAAACCCGCAACAGAAGGATGTAAAGCGGTTGACTAGGTTGCCAGCGCAGGCGATCGCGGACAAACTGTTCATTCCAGATGTGAAAGGGAAACAGCGCGGCAACCCCCTCTGCCCTGTCAATTTGCACAATATCGGTAATCTCTGCCCAGGAACCAATTCGTACCTGCTCTGGGTGCCATCCCGAAGCAACTGGTTGAATCTGATCGGCATAAGCGGTTTTTACCAATTCCGGCTTTTGATGCTCCACAGTGGGATACAGCAAAACGCGATCGTGCTGTACCCGAAACCGCCCCCCTTCTTCCCGAATTCCGCCCTTTCGTAACAGGACGATCGTCTCTCCCCGTTCCAGAGCATGAACGGCAACCTGCCATTCCTTTAGTGCATTGGTCAATAGGTCATGCGTCATTCGTCACTGGTTTGAATCTTCAGCTTTTTTCAAGGGTTGGGGAATTCACAGAGTCATTCCTCCCCACTAGCATGAAACAAGAACACTCTGATCGCAATTGAGCCAAAGGAAGTCTATGACCCTACACGACTTATTGATGCTAATTTTGATGCTCTCTCCCGGAATTCTGCTCTCCATCATCATTATGGGGACTTTCGCCTTTGGAGGATGAGAGAAGTTTTACTCAGCTAAGCCAATTTCCCGTAATCGCTGCATCAGATACTCGCCTGCGGTGATGGCGGGAAATTGCTGTTCCCCGACTTTGGCAATGCAGCCAGGAAGGGGAGTGAGATCAATTTCCTTCCGCGGATGAACGAAGCAGGGCATCGAGAAGCGACGGCAGCGATCGCCTGTGGGATTCACCACCCGATGAGTAGTGCTTTTCAACACTCCGTTGGTCAGTTGTTGCAGCATATCGCCGCTGTCCACAATGATCTGTCCCGGCAGGGCTGGAATAGGCAACCAGGAACCATCTCGTTGCAGTAACTCCAGACCATCGTCCGTGGCTTCACAGAGCAGGGTAATTAGATTGATGTCTTCATGGGGGGCCGATCGCAGACTGGCTGGATGGGCATCTGCGGGAATGGGAGGATAGTGAATGATGCGAAGGATCGTGTCGCTCTCCTGAATCATGTCAGACAACAGGGTTTCTGGTTCTCCCAGGTACAAGGCACAGGCCTTTAGCAATTCGGCAGCACAGACTTCTAACTGAGCATAAAGTTGGGTCATCACCGGATGAAATTGGGGCACTTCGGCAACCTGCAGGTTAGCTGCATAATGTTCCGTGAGGGGATGTCCGGCTAGTAAATCCCGCCCCACATGCCAGAACTCTTTCAAGTCAGGGTAGGGATGGTCTTTGGCGTGTTCCTGCCCAAAAGAGGTGAATCCCCGCTGTCCATGCAATTCGGGAACTTCATACTGTTGTTTGATCGCTTCTGGTAATTCAAAAAACTGTTCCGCAACCTGATAAGCCTGCTGGATCAGGGCTGAATCCACGCCATGATGGGTAATGGCAAAAAAGCCAGTTTTTTCTAATGCCTGCCCCAGTTGGATGATGAAGTTAGTGCGGCGATCGCCACTGGCATGAAAGTCCCGTAAATCCAGAACGGGAATGCTTTGGGTTAAAACCATAAGATGTATCTGTGGGATGCTAAAGGTATCTCATTCACAGCAATCTCATTCACAGCAGTTGAGAGATACATAATGACTGGCTTGATTTTAGTGTATGCATTGCTAGTCGCTATTGGCGGCATCGTTGGATATATCAAGGCAAGCAGCCAGCAATCCTTAATTTCTGGCTTAGTGAGCGGAATTGCCCTGGCGATCGCCTGGTTCCTCAGTTTGCAAAACCCCTCTGCTGGATTTGCCCTGGCAACTTTTCTGGCACTGGGTCTGTTGATCGTTTTCGCGATCCGCTTCCGTAAAACAGGGAAGTTGATGCCTGCGGGGTTAATGGCAGCATTGAGTTTAGTCGCTATGGTGATATTTGCAGTGAGTTGGTTGGGTTAACCCGGTTATGGCAGTCAAGAACCAATTGCGATCGCTTCAACACATCGTCGTCACGGCTGACCAGATGCGCCAGATTGAGGAGCGGGTGTTTGCCGCCGGAATGCCCGTACCCGCGCTGATGGAAAAGGTTGCTGGGCGAATTACCCAGCGGATTGCAGCGTTATTTTTGCCGCAGCCCGGATTGCGGGTGGGAATACTGGTCGGACCAGGGCACAACGGCGGTGATGCGCTGGTCGTTGCCCGTGAACTACATTTTCAGGGCTGTCAAGTCGTTATCTATCAACCATTTACCAAACTGAAAGAGTTGACCGGACATCACGCTCAATATTGCAGCAGTCTGGGGATTCCAACCATTGAACAGGTAGCAGCTTTGCAGGAGTGTGACCTGTTGGTTGACGGACTGTTTGGCTTTGGTCTGGAGCGATCGCTCTCTGGCGACATTGCCAGTGCAGTTGAGCAAATCAATCAATGGCACAAACCCATCGTCAGCATCGATCTCCCATCCGGACTCCATACCGATACGGGACAGGCATTAGGCACCGCCATTCAAGCCACGCATACCCTTTGCCTGGGACTCTGGAAACAGGGATTACTCCAGGATCAGGCACTGGCTTACGTGGGACAGGCTGAACTGGTAGATTTTGATCTTCCCCTGGCAGATATTCATGCCGTCCTGGGAGACACTCCTCCCGTGCAACGGATTACCTCAGAAAGCGCGATCGCCCACCTGCCGTTGCCCCGATCGTTAACCGCGCACAAATACACTGCCGGCCATCTGCTGTTGATCTGTGGTTCCCGTCGCTATGCCGGAGCCGCGATTTTGAGTGGCCTGGGAGCACGAGCCAGTGGAGTAGGAATGCTGTCGATCGCTGTTCCCGCCTCTCTCCAACCCGTGCTCATGGCCCAGTTGCCAGAAGCCCTGGTCGTCGGTTGTCCAGAAACCCCATCCGGTGCGATTTTGTGCTTACCAGATGAGGTGCAGTTGGATAAATATTCTGCGATCGCCTGTGGCCCCGGACTCACGATGGAAGCCAAGCCTGTCGTGCGATCCGTGCTAGGTAGTTCTCTGCCCGTAGTGCTCGATGCAGATGGATTGAACATGGTGGCTGAATGGGGCACCTCCATGCTGGAACCTCGCACCGCTCCCACGATTCTGACTCCGCATCTGGGCGAGTTTAAGCGCCTGTTCCCCCATTTAGCCGAAACTCTGCCATGTCGAGTCACAGCAGTTCGGGAAGCCGCCGCCCAAACCGGAGCGATCGTCCTCCTGAAAGGCGCACGAGTCACCATCTCAGATTCTCACACCGTCTGGATCAACCCCGCCAGTACACCCGCCCTCGCACGCGGCGGCAGCGGCGATGTCTTAACCGGATTAATCGGCGGCCTCCTGGCCCAACCACTCGCCCAGCAGCAGACCCCGTCCCCCATCCCGCATTCCCCATCCCCCATCCCCAACCTCGTCCAATCCGCTGTCTGGTGGCATTCTCAGGCCGGCATCCTGGCCGCTCAGGAACGCACCGAATTAGGGGTTGATGCTCATACCCTGGCCCACTACCTCATTCCTGCACTCAAAACAATCTGTAAGAGCGATCGGTCATTCCTGTAGGGGGCATCAGTCATTCAGCATCAGTTCATTTCCCATCCACTCACCCACGCATCCACTCCCCACTCCCTCCTATTGGTCAACTGCTGCTGTCCACAAATGCGGAGTTTGAGAACGGAGATCCTGCTGCACCAGCGTATGTACCTGCCAGCCTGGATCGGTTTGAGGATAGTCCGATCGAAAGTGACCCCCGCGGCTTTCGGTACGAAAATTCGCACTTTTCAGGATCAGCAAGGCAATATCCAGAAGATTGCGGGTTTCTGCCCAGGCTCGCAGCGATCGCTCCTCCTCTGCCGTCTGCAAGCAAAGGGATTGCTCTGGAACCAGAGTCTGGAGTATTTGACTGATCGGTAAGCAAGCAAACTCTTCCCGCCACTGCTCAACCTGAGCGATCGCCATTTCCATCTGGGCAGCCTCCCGACAAATTCCAGCACTCTGCCACACCAGACGGGGTAACTCCTGGCGTAATTTTTTAATGCGGGTAATTTCCTCTAAGGAGCAGGAAATTTCAAGTTTTTGATTGACTGTAGATTGGGAATTGGGAATTGGGGATTGGGAATTGGAGATTACACCTGCATTTTGAACGTTGAATTTTGCACTATCCCCGAACTGTGCCCCAAACACCAGACATTCCAGGAGTGAGTTGCTGGCCAGACGATTGGCACCGTGAACTCCCGTACTGGCAGTTTCGCCCACAGCATAAAGACCGGGGATGGATGTGCGATTACCCAAATCCGTGGCAATTCCGCCCATCCAGTAGTGGGCCGCTGGAGTCACGGGAATCGGTTCCTGAAACACATCAATGCCCCATCGGTGACAGACTTGAATAATGTTAGGAAATCGATGTTGAATGGTGGCCTGGGGAATCGAACGCAAATCCAGCCAGACGTGAGCATGGGCCGGATCAGCACTGGTCTTTTGCAGATGATTAAAAATGGCCCGACTGACGACATCCCGGGGAGCCAGTTCTCCAGCCGGATGGTAGTCAAAGGCAAACCGATATCCCCGATCGTCCACTAAATGCGCTCCCTCCCCCCGTACTGCTTCACTGATCAAAAAATGGGGCGCACCAGGTTTTGTTAGAGCCGTTGGATGGAACTGTACGAATTCCAGATCGCGCAGGATTGCTCCAGCCCGATAGGCGATCGCAACTCCATCTCCCGTACTCAAGGCTGGATTAGTCGTTTGGGCGAAGACTTGTCCCCCTCCCCCTGTTGCCAAAATCACCGCTCCCGCCTTTACCCAGAAAACCTGATTTTCGTAAAGTAAACTCACCCCCCGGCAGTGGCCATCAGATGAATCAAGCCATAAATCCAGGGTAAATGCCTGAATCACCTGAATATTATCCCGCTGCAAAACACGGGCAGCCAGGGTACTGACTACCGCCCTGCCTGTGGTGTCTGCCGCGTGTAGCACCCGCCGTCGCGAATGAGCAGCTTCCAGGGTCAGGGCAAGTTGTCCGTCGTGGCGATCGAAGCCGACTCCCAGATCCACCAGATTTTTGATGCAGGACGAGGCATTTTCGACTAAAAATTGCACCGCCGCCCGATCGCAAAGTCCGGCTCCCGCCTGCAGAGTATCTTGAACGTGCAAATTGATAGAGTCCTGGGGATCAATGACGGCAGCAATTCCCCCCTGTGCCCAATCACTGGCGGAGAGAGACAGGGGTTCCTTGGTAATCAATCCCACCTGCAGAGATGGAGGAAGACATAGGGCCGTATACAGTCCGGCGGCTCCGGCTCCAATGACCAAAACATCAAAGGGTTGGGACAAGGAGAAGGCTGAAGACATGCAATTAAAGCCGTAAACAGAAAAAAATTGCTCTCTGTCCTGGAATCGGGCATCGAGCAATTCAGAAAATTAATATTAAGTGTAGATTAACGGTAAATTCCGTTATTGATTCGATCGGCACCTTCCACCAGAGCAGATTCCACAGAGGTGACTGTAAAGTTGCTCAGATTGTTTTTGAGAACTTCCTTTTGCTGTTGAGTCAGGCCAGGAATATCCAGAACATCATCAACATTCTCATAGGGAGCATTCTTAACAATGATGCCAGCAAGGGTTGGGTATAGCCCTTGATACTGTCTGAATGCGCGAACGTTAGTATTATTAAGATCTAATTTTTGACCAAACTCACTGGCTAGTTTCTCACTCACGGCATCGCGCACCTTTTCCTCAGCAGCCGCAATCAACGTTGAGTTGCCAGTCTGCCAGGTGAGTTGAGCCAGGGTATTAGCGTCAGAACTCAAAGCAGCCGCGATCGCGGATTCAGACACTCCAAACCAGCCGAGTAAGCCAACCAACAGGGTTAGCAGACACAGGACTCGTCTCATAAAATTTATACCTCTCATTTCATTCCCACGGAGTCTATATATGCATTTATTAGAGCCTATCATTTCCTGGTCACTATCTGCTGGCAGATTCTCAGGAAGACTTTTTCTCAAGACACATCAGGCTTGTGCTCCAGTTGGCCTTCTTTCTTTTTAAGAAAGGCATCCAGTTCTGCAAAGGAGCAGGCATAGGCAATGGCGGGAGCATCATATCCCCGCAGGTTGACCGTGTACTGACCAAATAGAGTCTCGTCAGCACCCAGAGTCGATAAACATTGGAACGTCGTTTTTCCAACGGCTACATCCTTACCGATCTGCTTCGTAGAGGTTTCTAGCCGGAAGGCGGCATTCACCGTGTCACCCAACGCGGTGTAGTCGGGGCGATCGCCGCTGCCCGTATTTCCTACCATCGCATAGCCCGTATTAATCCCGGCACCAATTCTCAGTGGGAAGGGCAGCGGATAGAGGTTATAGAGATCGGTAGTCATTTTGTGTAAGGCGCTGAGAGCGTGGAGAATTTTCAGCATTTCATCATCGCCTACTTCCTGAGCACCGTGGATCCACACGGCCATCACCGCATCTCCAATGTATTTATCAACCCAACTGTCGTATTGTCGAATAATATCTCCGGCGTGTCGAAACCAGGTGCCAATCATTTCAGAAAGAATCTTTTCATCTAACTGGCGAGTCAGCCCCGTAAAGTTGCGAATATCAACAACCAGAACAGAAATCAAGCGTCGGACATGCAGGGTTGCCGTTGCCGTAAATTCCCTGGAATCCATTCCAGCACTGTCCTCGTCTTCCTCGGGCTTAGGATGGGTAGGGATCGGGCAGTAAAATTCCAGTTCCGTCTGGCCAAAGGTGAGACGATCGCCATTGTTTAGGGTAACAGGAATGCTGACCCGCCGACCATTGACAAACGAGCCATTGCGGCTTCCCAGATCAATTAAGTAAAACTCTCCCGTTTCCATGTACTGCAACATCGCATGGTTACGAGAGATCCAGCGATCGGGCAGGACAAAGTTATTATCCTCACTACGACCGATTGTCCAGCAATTACTTCCTGTCAGGAGTAAGCGCCGGTAACCAGAATCGGTCCGCAGAAGCAGATGGGGTGTGGGTTGGGTTGTCACCACAGACTGTGAAAAACGTAATTCTTCCCTATGATGCATCCTGACACATCCATTAGGGTCAGTGTAAGAGCTTAAACCAGATTTGCCCGAATTTTTTTTACTCGAACTTACTCCAGCCTAACAGCCAGTTAGCCAGTTGTCCCACTTCAAATTCAGGTCGTTCCGAACTAGGCCAAACAAGCAGCCACCCAGAACAAGCCATCAACCAGAAGGGTACTCACAACTGCGCCACCAAAGGCCCACCAGTGGATTTTCTGAGAAGCCAGAGGCAACAGACTGAGAGCCAGCAGCAGACTAGCCAGTATGATAGCCCAAGCAATTCCCCAAGGGGTCTGTATTTGAGCGATCGCACTTTGGAAGATGGGTCGAGCAGACATTTCGCCCACCTGCATTAGAGTGCGCCAATGAGGGATGAGATCTACCAAGTAAAAGTAAATATCTGTGACAACGGTTCCCAGCAAGGATCCGAGATAAAAGAAATTGCCAACTTTATTCTCTCTTCGGGAAATTCCCCAAAGCGCAAAGGGTAAGCCGATCGCCTCAACTGGCAGATGGTACAGCGGTTCCCAACGCAGCCAGCCCCAATACAGAGAGCCTGCCAGCCACGTCCAGGTAAACCCAATGAGTAAATCTCCCCACACCTGAGTTTGGCGATCAGCCTGGAGCCAGCGCCCCAATCCCAACCAACCTACAGTAAAAAACAGGCTGACCCAGGGAAGCGATCGCACCAGAGGGGCCTGGATAAACACGGGAACAGAAACTAAGAAGATGGCAGCGGCAAACAACAGCCATTGCTTTCGTTGTATAGCCTGAGCAGAGGCAACAGGCAATGCATCTAAATCTGGCAGACAGACGAGAGCTGGAGCAACGTAACTGGATGATGGCGTAGAGGAAATCAAGGGCTTATGAAAAATGAGTGGACAATATACAATCGTTAATACTTCTTATTTACTTTACTTTATTTAATATATCAAGCTAAACAACTTAATCTATTGCTTCACCATATCCCCCCCAGGGGCATACGTTTATCTTACACAGAATCTCTCAGTTCTGGAATCTCTCTATATTTGTAATGGCTATGGGAATACTCAGAAAGATCTAAACTGACGGCTTGTCCTAACGTTAAAGATTTGGTAGGGTTCCAGTCGAACTACAGACAGCGCGGATATCTTTTGAGATAGTTGCAAGCAGTTTCATTCACCGTTTTTGCCACGATGTGGTCGGCCCCTGGGCACCTGTTCTCTCAATTCGGATGATTGAACCGAACAATACAGGAGTGAGTCATTCGATAGAGATCTTCTGATAAAAACGTTGAAACCGAGGAGTTAAATGCAAGTACTCAACTTACATCCGGCATTAGCATTCAGTCATAACAGTGGGGTGAGCCATCTGGCCTCCTGGTTGGCAGTGGCCGAGCCTGCCACAACGGCTGCTCCGTCAGTTGGCTTTTTTGAAGGCATCTTTCAGGCGATCGTGTTGGGACTGGTGCAGGGCATTACAGAATTTCTACCCATCAGCAGCACCGCACACCTGTTAGTCTTTACCCAGGCATTTGGTTGGAGCCTGCTGGGAGAAAAGTACTTTGTCGATGCAATCCAGTTTGGTAGTGTGGTTGCCGTTGTTCTGTACTTCTGGAAAGATATTCGCCAAATTTTGTCAGGATCCTGGCACGCCTATCAAGACAAAGACTGGCAACGGGAAGAATGGAAGATTCTGGTTGGTATCGCCGTGGGAACCCTGCCGGCCCTGATAGGGGGATTAATTATTAAGAAGGTGTTACCGGAAGCAACTCAGGCATTTCTGAATGGAGCGCTGGTGATCGCCGTTATGTCCATCATTATGGCGTTGCTGTTGGGATTGGCGGAGAAGATTGGTAGCCGCAAACGAGACTTTGACTCCTTAGAAATTAAGGATGGAATTTTGGTTGGCCTCGGTCAAATGATTGCGCTGATTCCTGGAGCCTCCCGATCGGGTTCCACCCTGACTACCGCCATGTTTTTGGGTCTGGAGCGACAAACCGCTGCCCGCTTTTCTTTCCTGCTGGGCATCCCCACCCTGACGATCGCCACCCTCTACGAAGCTAAAGAAGCTCTGCATCACCCCGAACTAGGCACTCCTTTACTGGTTGGTATCGTCTCCTCCTTCATCTTTTCCTACCTGGCGATCGCCTGGTTACTCCAATTCCTGCAACGGCAAAGCACCTGGGTTTTCGTCTGGTATCGCCTCGCCTTTGGAGCCACCTTACTGACCGCCATCGCGATCGGCTGGCTCAAGAGCGCGTAAGA from Leptodesmis sichuanensis A121 includes:
- a CDS encoding adenylate/guanylate cyclase domain-containing protein, with translation MVTTQPTPHLLLRTDSGYRRLLLTGSNCWTIGRSEDNNFVLPDRWISRNHAMLQYMETGEFYLIDLGSRNGSFVNGRRVSIPVTLNNGDRLTFGQTELEFYCPIPTHPKPEEDEDSAGMDSREFTATATLHVRRLISVLVVDIRNFTGLTRQLDEKILSEMIGTWFRHAGDIIRQYDSWVDKYIGDAVMAVWIHGAQEVGDDEMLKILHALSALHKMTTDLYNLYPLPFPLRIGAGINTGYAMVGNTGSGDRPDYTALGDTVNAAFRLETSTKQIGKDVAVGKTTFQCLSTLGADETLFGQYTVNLRGYDAPAIAYACSFAELDAFLKKKEGQLEHKPDVS
- a CDS encoding NAD(P)H-hydrate dehydratase, with the translated sequence MAVKNQLRSLQHIVVTADQMRQIEERVFAAGMPVPALMEKVAGRITQRIAALFLPQPGLRVGILVGPGHNGGDALVVARELHFQGCQVVIYQPFTKLKELTGHHAQYCSSLGIPTIEQVAALQECDLLVDGLFGFGLERSLSGDIASAVEQINQWHKPIVSIDLPSGLHTDTGQALGTAIQATHTLCLGLWKQGLLQDQALAYVGQAELVDFDLPLADIHAVLGDTPPVQRITSESAIAHLPLPRSLTAHKYTAGHLLLICGSRRYAGAAILSGLGARASGVGMLSIAVPASLQPVLMAQLPEALVVGCPETPSGAILCLPDEVQLDKYSAIACGPGLTMEAKPVVRSVLGSSLPVVLDADGLNMVAEWGTSMLEPRTAPTILTPHLGEFKRLFPHLAETLPCRVTAVREAAAQTGAIVLLKGARVTISDSHTVWINPASTPALARGGSGDVLTGLIGGLLAQPLAQQQTPSPIPHSPSPIPNLVQSAVWWHSQAGILAAQERTELGVDAHTLAHYLIPALKTICKSDRSFL
- the psbU gene encoding photosystem II complex extrinsic protein PsbU; this encodes MRRVLCLLTLLVGLLGWFGVSESAIAAALSSDANTLAQLTWQTGNSTLIAAAEEKVRDAVSEKLASEFGQKLDLNNTNVRAFRQYQGLYPTLAGIIVKNAPYENVDDVLDIPGLTQQQKEVLKNNLSNFTVTSVESALVEGADRINNGIYR
- a CDS encoding TMEM14 family protein, which translates into the protein MTGLILVYALLVAIGGIVGYIKASSQQSLISGLVSGIALAIAWFLSLQNPSAGFALATFLALGLLIVFAIRFRKTGKLMPAGLMAALSLVAMVIFAVSWLG
- a CDS encoding DUF29 domain-containing protein, translating into MHKATLYDQDFLQWTQQQADYLRKGYWAGLDVDHLVEELEALRRSEQQELGSYLQVLWMHLLKCLPDKADS
- a CDS encoding isopenicillin N synthase family dioxygenase → MVLTQSIPVLDLRDFHASGDRRTNFIIQLGQALEKTGFFAITHHGVDSALIQQAYQVAEQFFELPEAIKQQYEVPELHGQRGFTSFGQEHAKDHPYPDLKEFWHVGRDLLAGHPLTEHYAANLQVAEVPQFHPVMTQLYAQLEVCAAELLKACALYLGEPETLLSDMIQESDTILRIIHYPPIPADAHPASLRSAPHEDINLITLLCEATDDGLELLQRDGSWLPIPALPGQIIVDSGDMLQQLTNGVLKSTTHRVVNPTGDRCRRFSMPCFVHPRKEIDLTPLPGCIAKVGEQQFPAITAGEYLMQRLREIGLAE
- a CDS encoding DUF1802 family protein; the protein is MTHDLLTNALKEWQVAVHALERGETIVLLRKGGIREEGGRFRVQHDRVLLYPTVEHQKPELVKTAYADQIQPVASGWHPEQVRIGSWAEITDIVQIDRAEGVAALFPFHIWNEQFVRDRLRWQPSQPLYILLLRVYQFPFATRIPYSEAYGGCKSWIDVHQSFALNDSHPVLDDRTYAQTVEQIIHHTR
- a CDS encoding undecaprenyl-diphosphate phosphatase, with the protein product MQVLNLHPALAFSHNSGVSHLASWLAVAEPATTAAPSVGFFEGIFQAIVLGLVQGITEFLPISSTAHLLVFTQAFGWSLLGEKYFVDAIQFGSVVAVVLYFWKDIRQILSGSWHAYQDKDWQREEWKILVGIAVGTLPALIGGLIIKKVLPEATQAFLNGALVIAVMSIIMALLLGLAEKIGSRKRDFDSLEIKDGILVGLGQMIALIPGASRSGSTLTTAMFLGLERQTAARFSFLLGIPTLTIATLYEAKEALHHPELGTPLLVGIVSSFIFSYLAIAWLLQFLQRQSTWVFVWYRLAFGATLLTAIAIGWLKSA
- the lgt gene encoding prolipoprotein diacylglyceryl transferase, with the protein product MNFLSSLLIPAFQFTSPGPEIPFLQWGSFSIRWYGFLIASAVLIGVTLSQYLARQRRVNPELVSDLAIWMVIGAIPLARLYYVAFQWQEYAQHPDQIIAIWRGGIAIHGAIIGGLIAALIFCRLQRVSFWQMADLVAPALILGQAIGRWGNFFNSEAFGRPTDLPWKLYIPPNRRPPGYEGFEYFHPTFLYESLWNLMVFAILMVLFFRDRSGKMRLQTGTIFLVYLVAYSCGRFWIEGLRTDSLMLGSLRIAQVVSLVEIAIGMTGLAWLYLWHRPLPDVVPPQRGENSADVASSNKQP
- a CDS encoding DUF3120 domain-containing protein → MISSTPSSSYVAPALVCLPDLDALPVASAQAIQRKQWLLFAAAIFLVSVPVFIQAPLVRSLPWVSLFFTVGWLGLGRWLQADRQTQVWGDLLIGFTWTWLAGSLYWGWLRWEPLYHLPVEAIGLPFALWGISRRENKVGNFFYLGSLLGTVVTDIYFYLVDLIPHWRTLMQVGEMSARPIFQSAIAQIQTPWGIAWAIILASLLLALSLLPLASQKIHWWAFGGAVVSTLLVDGLFWVAACLA
- the nadB gene encoding L-aspartate oxidase, with the translated sequence MSSAFSLSQPFDVLVIGAGAAGLYTALCLPPSLQVGLITKEPLSLSASDWAQGGIAAVIDPQDSINLHVQDTLQAGAGLCDRAAVQFLVENASSCIKNLVDLGVGFDRHDGQLALTLEAAHSRRRVLHAADTTGRAVVSTLAARVLQRDNIQVIQAFTLDLWLDSSDGHCRGVSLLYENQVFWVKAGAVILATGGGGQVFAQTTNPALSTGDGVAIAYRAGAILRDLEFVQFHPTALTKPGAPHFLISEAVRGEGAHLVDDRGYRFAFDYHPAGELAPRDVVSRAIFNHLQKTSADPAHAHVWLDLRSIPQATIQHRFPNIIQVCHRWGIDVFQEPIPVTPAAHYWMGGIATDLGNRTSIPGLYAVGETASTGVHGANRLASNSLLECLVFGAQFGDSAKFNVQNAGVISNSQSPIPNSQSTVNQKLEISCSLEEITRIKKLRQELPRLVWQSAGICREAAQMEMAIAQVEQWREEFACLPISQILQTLVPEQSLCLQTAEEERSLRAWAETRNLLDIALLILKSANFRTESRGGHFRSDYPQTDPGWQVHTLVQQDLRSQTPHLWTAAVDQ